In the genome of Blastopirellula marina, one region contains:
- a CDS encoding aminotransferase class IV, giving the protein MAEPIAYWEGKWKPLSELTIPLNDTGFVLGTTVAEQLRTFNGKIFRLEQHLDRLWQSLAIVDVQSPESRESLTDVVHQIVEHNHPILPSGADLGVTIFITPGPMEQAYKPHKTGRLAVHTQMVAFNTFAHLYEEGQALYVPDTRQVPVACWPRELKVRSRVHYYLADLEAKKQDPKSRAVLLDQDGYVMEATTANIAKYHPDTGLELPPAELVLPGISIATLGELADQLAIPVTHRQLTPEDFRTADEILLTSTSPCIVPCNQWNGKPVSVGQPGPVFKRLIAAWEEMVGLDIRKQAMQFASR; this is encoded by the coding sequence ATGGCCGAGCCAATTGCTTATTGGGAAGGAAAGTGGAAGCCCCTGAGCGAGCTAACGATTCCGCTCAACGATACCGGCTTCGTGCTGGGAACCACCGTCGCCGAACAGCTACGCACGTTCAACGGTAAGATCTTTCGTCTTGAGCAACACCTGGATCGTTTGTGGCAAAGTCTGGCAATCGTCGATGTCCAGTCCCCTGAATCTCGCGAGTCGCTGACGGACGTCGTTCACCAGATTGTTGAGCACAATCATCCTATTCTCCCGTCGGGAGCGGATCTGGGTGTTACCATCTTTATTACGCCTGGACCGATGGAGCAGGCTTACAAGCCGCACAAGACCGGCCGGCTGGCTGTGCACACACAGATGGTAGCCTTCAACACGTTCGCGCATTTGTACGAAGAAGGTCAGGCACTTTACGTTCCGGATACACGACAGGTACCAGTCGCATGCTGGCCACGAGAATTGAAAGTCCGCTCGCGGGTTCATTACTACTTGGCCGATCTGGAAGCAAAGAAACAAGATCCGAAATCGCGGGCCGTCTTGCTCGACCAAGATGGTTATGTGATGGAAGCCACGACGGCAAATATCGCAAAATACCATCCTGATACTGGTCTTGAACTACCGCCCGCTGAATTGGTTTTGCCTGGAATCAGTATCGCAACGCTTGGCGAATTGGCCGACCAGTTGGCCATCCCAGTCACTCATCGACAACTAACCCCAGAAGACTTCCGCACGGCGGACGAGATCTTGTTGACCAGCACCTCTCCTTGCATTGTTCCGTGCAATCAATGGAACGGAAAACCGGTCAGCGTGGGCCAACCAGGTCCTGTTTTCAAGCGATTGATTGCGGCCTGGGAAGAGATGGTAGGGCTTGATATCCGCAAACAAGCAATGCAGTTTGCGAGTCGCTAG
- a CDS encoding FeoB-associated Cys-rich membrane protein: MWQNLIVLGIVAIAVSYVVWTIYRGISQAAGGSCGGGCGSCGSKKQSGDGLVQLTSVPPQNKTPASADETSTLSSN; encoded by the coding sequence ATGTGGCAAAACTTAATTGTATTGGGTATCGTCGCGATCGCCGTCAGCTATGTCGTTTGGACCATTTATCGTGGCATCTCCCAAGCCGCTGGCGGATCTTGTGGCGGTGGTTGCGGATCTTGCGGTAGCAAAAAGCAATCCGGGGATGGCCTAGTTCAGCTCACTTCAGTTCCTCCTCAAAACAAGACGCCCGCTTCCGCGGACGAGACCTCTACGCTAAGCTCGAATTGA
- a CDS encoding ferrous iron transport protein A: MLPDIPLSMVRCGTKVRISQVIGGCDDVKRMAELGLRDGTEVEMLQSGSPCILRVGHSKLCFRPSDILNILVNTDMVEC, encoded by the coding sequence ATGCTTCCCGATATTCCTTTAAGCATGGTTCGATGTGGGACGAAGGTCCGCATTTCGCAAGTCATCGGTGGTTGCGATGATGTAAAGCGAATGGCGGAACTCGGTTTGCGCGACGGCACGGAAGTCGAAATGCTGCAAAGTGGCAGCCCCTGCATCCTTCGCGTCGGCCATTCGAAGCTCTGCTTCCGACCTTCGGACATCCTCAACATCCTGGTCAACACGGACATGGTGGAATGTTGA
- a CDS encoding Trx7/PDZ domain-containing (seleno)protein: protein MISLPRTCTSILFLLLMLAPLISEEPKKLTREEKVRGDREKVLSSGYWIYNDFQKGLAEAKETGKPLVVVLRCIPCEECVKLDEEIMESDPVLRPLLDKYVRVRIVGTNGLDLNLFQYDYDQSFAVFLMNADKTIYGRFGTRSHRTDWTSDVSIEGLAKAMAQGLKLHDNYPQNQALFQGKQGDEPLYPSPEKFPSLKDKYTATLNYEGDVVKSCIHCHQIGDAQKAVFRDQAKPIPDKYLFPYPHPKSIGMIIDPSETNTLKEVTSDSIAAKAGLQADDELVSLNGQVILSIADIQWVLHHCDDTDSVAAVVERGDKKIDVSIELPKGWRQQDDLSWRVSTWPMRRMVLGGLVLEEATVDQRKAAGIKDPSKMALRVRFMGRYGDHALAMKSGFKVDDILVAFDGQDDLVRETDLIAYATANCPPGDKVAIKVIRDGQPRTINLPMQK from the coding sequence ATGATTAGCTTACCGCGAACATGTACCTCGATTCTGTTTTTGCTACTAATGTTGGCTCCGCTGATTAGCGAGGAACCGAAGAAGCTAACACGCGAGGAGAAGGTAAGAGGAGACCGCGAAAAAGTCCTCTCAAGCGGATACTGGATCTACAACGATTTTCAGAAAGGTTTAGCGGAAGCGAAGGAAACTGGCAAACCCTTAGTCGTTGTCTTGCGATGCATTCCATGTGAGGAATGCGTCAAGCTAGACGAAGAGATCATGGAATCGGATCCCGTTCTACGTCCCCTTCTGGATAAGTACGTGCGAGTCCGAATCGTTGGTACGAACGGCCTAGACCTAAATCTCTTTCAATACGACTACGATCAATCGTTCGCGGTATTCCTGATGAATGCCGACAAGACGATCTACGGTCGCTTTGGTACTCGTTCGCATCGCACCGACTGGACGAGCGACGTTTCGATTGAAGGGCTCGCCAAGGCAATGGCCCAGGGGCTGAAGCTTCACGACAACTACCCGCAGAATCAAGCGTTGTTCCAAGGTAAGCAAGGGGACGAGCCACTTTACCCTTCCCCAGAGAAATTCCCTTCACTGAAAGACAAATACACTGCGACGCTGAATTACGAAGGGGATGTCGTTAAGAGTTGCATTCATTGCCATCAGATTGGTGACGCACAAAAGGCTGTCTTCCGTGACCAGGCGAAACCTATTCCTGACAAGTACCTCTTTCCCTACCCTCACCCGAAGTCGATCGGCATGATCATCGATCCAAGTGAGACAAACACCTTGAAAGAGGTAACGTCAGACTCAATCGCAGCGAAAGCTGGCCTTCAGGCCGACGACGAACTGGTCAGCTTGAATGGTCAAGTTATTTTATCGATCGCCGATATCCAATGGGTTTTACACCATTGCGACGATACCGATTCGGTAGCGGCCGTCGTCGAGCGGGGTGATAAGAAAATCGATGTGTCAATCGAACTTCCCAAAGGCTGGCGGCAACAGGATGATCTTTCGTGGCGAGTTTCAACATGGCCAATGCGTCGCATGGTCTTGGGTGGCCTGGTCTTGGAAGAAGCGACTGTAGATCAGCGGAAAGCAGCAGGCATCAAAGATCCATCCAAGATGGCTTTGCGTGTCCGTTTCATGGGGAGATACGGCGACCATGCGTTGGCCATGAAATCGGGCTTTAAAGTCGACGATATTCTCGTCGCCTTCGATGGTCAAGATGATCTTGTCCGTGAAACCGACCTGATTGCTTACGCAACGGCGAACTGCCCGCCTGGCGACAAAGTAGCCATCAAAGTGATTCGTGATGGCCAACCGCGAACCATCAATCTGCCGATGCAGAAGTAA
- a CDS encoding DUF1080 domain-containing protein — translation MHKTILLSGLLLFGLTTVAQAEEGWIELFNGKDLSGWTQKNGTATYEVKDGTIVGTTKTGSPNSFLCSDEEYGDFELEFDVKVHDKLNSGVQIRSQTKGNTNEGRVNGPQVEIEAGVAEAGYIYGEATGLGWLTPEKELIPHKNFKSGEWNHYRIVAKGPRIQTWINGEPIADLTHEEIYKTYPKGFIGLQVHGIGKNAGPYDVAWKNIKLKKLDD, via the coding sequence ATGCACAAAACAATTTTGCTGTCTGGTCTACTGCTTTTCGGCCTCACGACCGTTGCTCAAGCCGAGGAAGGTTGGATCGAATTGTTCAATGGTAAAGATCTTTCTGGCTGGACTCAGAAGAACGGCACCGCGACCTACGAGGTAAAAGACGGAACGATCGTCGGAACGACGAAGACGGGCAGTCCGAACTCTTTCCTTTGCTCGGACGAGGAATACGGCGACTTTGAACTTGAGTTCGATGTCAAAGTCCACGACAAGCTGAACTCTGGCGTTCAGATCCGTTCGCAGACCAAAGGCAACACGAACGAAGGCCGTGTGAACGGTCCGCAGGTCGAAATCGAAGCGGGTGTTGCCGAAGCTGGATACATCTACGGCGAAGCAACTGGACTCGGCTGGTTGACGCCTGAGAAGGAATTGATTCCGCACAAAAACTTCAAGAGCGGTGAATGGAATCATTACCGTATCGTTGCCAAAGGTCCGCGTATTCAAACTTGGATTAACGGCGAACCAATTGCCGACCTAACTCATGAAGAGATTTACAAGACTTATCCAAAAGGGTTCATCGGTCTGCAAGTGCACGGCATCGGTAAAAACGCTGGTCCTTACGATGTCGCTTGGAAAAATATCAAGTTAAAGAAACTGGACGACTAG
- a CDS encoding ferrous iron transport protein A: MLKLSELAIGEEGVIASIDNSGVAAVRLMEMGMTPGCAVKLVGTAPFGDPLEVEIRGYHLSLRRTEAELVELVS; the protein is encoded by the coding sequence ATGTTGAAGTTGTCCGAACTGGCAATCGGCGAAGAAGGGGTGATCGCCTCGATCGACAACTCAGGTGTCGCGGCCGTACGGCTCATGGAAATGGGCATGACACCTGGCTGTGCGGTCAAACTGGTTGGCACGGCTCCTTTTGGCGATCCTCTAGAGGTTGAGATTCGCGGTTACCATCTCAGCCTGCGACGCACCGAGGCTGAATTGGTTGAACTCGTGAGTTGA
- the feoB gene encoding ferrous iron transport protein B has product MSVDAPARTLNVALVGNPNTGKSTLFHALSGVRQKTGNYPGVTVEKKHGTFTHQGQKVTLIDLPGTYSLAPRSPDEMVTVDVLLGRQSNEAKPNAVLVIVDASNLERNLYIVSQVKELGLPTVVALNMVDIAEEKGITIDAEKLQTQLGIPVIPTQANRRGGLDRLRETIIALAGQESITPTSPFPEEFRDKVSQLHSKLKEQTADAPRYLAERLLLDTSGYLEQELVNGGQDLHSWIVESRNQLAELGQPVPAIEAISRYKWVQESLAGVVTREANRKVTWSDRIDRILTDKIAGTIFFILVMSSMFMAVFSDYSAGILMGWIESGFELLANGVDAILPDGALKSLMIDGVIAGVGGVLVFLPQICILFFFIAILEDCGYLSRAAYLMDKLFSKVGLSGKSFIPLLSSFACAIPGIMAARVIENRRDRLITILVAPLMSCSARMPVYVLLTGAFIPATNLLGFIPLQVLVMLSMYLLGILAAVGVAFILRRTILPGETPPFVMELPTYKFPSISGVFWVVVEKGWAFVKRAGTLIFAMTVIIWALSYFPRNENKAEAPFADEIAQLEQQRDGANEEEATRIDERLAEIQNEIDGELLRNSFLGMAGHWVEPVVKPLGWDWKIGSAAIASFPAREVIISTMGVLYNLGGDTDEESEPLKETIKNAKWHESEENVFNVPVALSIMVFFALCAQCAATLAVIKRETNSWRWPIFTFTYMTVLAYVGALVTYQVSALFLLG; this is encoded by the coding sequence ATGTCTGTCGACGCACCTGCTCGCACTCTGAACGTTGCTCTGGTCGGAAACCCCAACACGGGCAAGTCAACACTCTTTCACGCGTTGTCTGGTGTCCGACAAAAGACCGGTAACTACCCTGGCGTTACTGTTGAAAAGAAACACGGCACGTTCACCCACCAAGGGCAAAAGGTAACGCTGATTGACCTGCCAGGCACATACAGCTTGGCCCCCCGCTCGCCAGACGAAATGGTGACGGTTGACGTTTTGCTGGGCCGACAGTCGAACGAAGCGAAACCGAATGCCGTTCTGGTGATCGTTGATGCGAGCAACCTGGAGCGGAACCTGTACATCGTCAGCCAAGTGAAAGAGTTGGGGCTGCCAACGGTTGTCGCACTTAACATGGTCGACATTGCTGAAGAAAAAGGAATCACGATCGATGCCGAGAAGCTGCAAACGCAACTCGGTATTCCTGTTATCCCCACCCAAGCGAACCGACGCGGAGGCCTCGATCGTCTTCGTGAAACCATCATCGCTTTGGCTGGGCAGGAATCGATCACACCGACCAGCCCGTTCCCGGAAGAATTCCGCGACAAAGTTTCGCAGCTTCATTCCAAGCTCAAAGAGCAAACAGCTGACGCCCCACGCTATTTGGCGGAACGGTTGCTACTGGACACCAGTGGCTACCTCGAGCAAGAACTTGTCAACGGTGGTCAAGATCTGCACAGTTGGATTGTCGAATCTAGAAACCAACTGGCTGAACTCGGCCAACCGGTCCCCGCCATCGAGGCCATTTCACGATATAAGTGGGTTCAGGAATCACTTGCTGGCGTCGTCACGCGTGAAGCAAACCGCAAGGTAACTTGGTCGGACCGGATCGACCGAATTTTGACCGATAAGATTGCCGGGACTATCTTCTTCATCCTCGTGATGTCATCGATGTTCATGGCCGTGTTTAGCGACTATTCAGCCGGTATCCTCATGGGCTGGATTGAATCGGGATTCGAGTTGCTCGCCAATGGGGTCGACGCGATCTTGCCGGATGGAGCCCTCAAATCGTTGATGATCGACGGTGTGATTGCCGGCGTCGGAGGCGTGTTGGTATTTTTGCCTCAGATTTGCATCTTGTTCTTCTTCATCGCGATTTTGGAAGACTGCGGCTATTTATCGCGTGCCGCTTATTTGATGGACAAATTGTTCAGCAAAGTGGGACTGAGCGGTAAGTCATTCATTCCGCTGCTGTCTTCCTTCGCCTGTGCGATCCCGGGCATCATGGCGGCACGTGTGATCGAGAATCGCCGTGACCGCCTGATCACGATCCTGGTCGCGCCGCTGATGAGTTGCAGTGCTCGTATGCCGGTTTACGTCTTGCTGACCGGAGCATTCATTCCTGCCACAAACCTGCTCGGCTTCATCCCGCTGCAAGTTTTGGTGATGCTCAGCATGTACTTGCTGGGGATTCTGGCGGCGGTTGGTGTAGCGTTTATTTTGCGACGCACGATTCTGCCGGGCGAAACACCACCGTTTGTGATGGAACTTCCTACCTACAAGTTTCCTTCTATTTCCGGCGTGTTTTGGGTCGTGGTTGAAAAGGGGTGGGCTTTCGTAAAGCGAGCTGGCACGTTGATTTTCGCAATGACGGTGATCATCTGGGCCCTGAGTTACTTTCCACGCAACGAGAACAAAGCGGAAGCTCCATTTGCCGACGAAATCGCCCAGCTCGAACAGCAACGTGACGGCGCCAACGAAGAAGAGGCGACGCGAATCGATGAACGTTTGGCCGAAATTCAGAACGAGATCGATGGCGAACTTCTTCGCAACAGCTTTCTGGGAATGGCCGGCCACTGGGTCGAACCGGTTGTGAAGCCACTTGGCTGGGACTGGAAAATCGGTAGCGCTGCGATCGCTTCGTTCCCCGCTCGTGAGGTGATCATCAGCACGATGGGCGTGCTATACAACCTTGGCGGCGATACCGACGAAGAGTCCGAGCCACTGAAAGAAACGATCAAAAATGCCAAGTGGCATGAATCGGAAGAAAACGTATTCAACGTACCTGTCGCTTTGTCGATCATGGTGTTCTTCGCCCTCTGTGCCCAATGCGCAGCGACGTTGGCAGTGATCAAACGGGAAACCAATAGCTGGCGATGGCCCATCTTTACGTTTACTTACATGACCGTCCTGGCTTACGTAGGTGCGTTGGTCACTTACCAGGTATCGGCGTTGTTTCTCTTGGGTTAG
- a CDS encoding PQQ-binding-like beta-propeller repeat protein, with the protein MRLSIFLSCCFALVLWNTLQAENNWPEFRGADGSGTDMSAHVPTDLGQTSNIAWQTKPHGRGWSSPVIWGDQLWITTATEDGKQQFALCYDRHTGEMIHDVLVFENSEPDFCHPTNTYASCTPAIEEGRIYVHYGKYGTACLDTKTGEKLWERREFPCDHFRGPASSPIIDDENVYVALDGFDLQYVVALNKKTGETTWKKDRNIDYGTDNGDRYKAYSTGLIFTHKGRRQLVIPSATATIAYDPPTGKELWRVRHGGMNAAIRPVYRHGLVYIFGGDGQTKLVAVDPSGSGDVSLTHIVWNSGKAIPQRPGPVFVNDWMFLIDDSGVATCLDAKTGDVVWNKRIGGNYRASLVCAGGFIYAFTDDGHATVFKAADEYEEVSEADFPSGFQASGAVVDDCLYLRSVEGLYCFRSPK; encoded by the coding sequence ATGCGTCTCTCGATTTTTCTTTCTTGCTGCTTTGCTTTGGTTTTGTGGAACACTTTGCAGGCAGAAAACAATTGGCCCGAGTTTCGTGGTGCCGATGGAAGCGGAACCGATATGTCGGCGCATGTTCCCACCGACCTGGGCCAAACGAGTAATATCGCCTGGCAGACCAAACCGCATGGTCGAGGCTGGTCTTCGCCTGTCATTTGGGGTGATCAATTGTGGATTACCACAGCAACCGAGGATGGAAAGCAGCAATTCGCTCTTTGCTACGATCGCCACACCGGTGAGATGATTCACGACGTTTTGGTGTTTGAAAACAGTGAGCCTGATTTTTGTCATCCAACGAATACTTACGCATCGTGCACGCCGGCCATCGAAGAGGGCCGAATTTACGTCCATTACGGCAAGTACGGCACGGCTTGTCTCGATACCAAGACGGGCGAGAAGCTATGGGAACGTCGCGAATTCCCTTGCGATCACTTCCGTGGTCCTGCTTCCTCGCCAATCATTGACGATGAAAATGTCTACGTCGCACTCGACGGGTTCGATCTCCAGTATGTCGTCGCACTCAATAAGAAGACGGGAGAAACGACGTGGAAAAAAGATCGAAACATCGATTATGGCACCGATAACGGTGATCGCTACAAAGCGTACTCAACCGGTTTGATCTTCACTCACAAGGGGCGACGCCAGTTGGTGATCCCTAGTGCAACGGCAACAATCGCCTACGACCCACCAACCGGAAAGGAACTTTGGCGTGTACGTCATGGGGGCATGAATGCCGCAATCCGTCCGGTTTATCGTCACGGCCTGGTCTACATCTTTGGTGGTGACGGACAAACGAAACTGGTCGCGGTCGACCCTTCTGGTAGTGGCGATGTTTCGCTCACGCACATCGTTTGGAACAGTGGCAAAGCAATCCCGCAACGTCCTGGTCCGGTGTTTGTGAACGACTGGATGTTCCTAATCGACGACTCGGGTGTTGCGACCTGCCTCGATGCCAAGACGGGCGACGTCGTCTGGAACAAGCGAATCGGCGGCAACTATCGCGCATCGCTGGTTTGTGCTGGCGGTTTCATTTACGCGTTTACCGACGACGGTCACGCTACGGTGTTTAAGGCTGCCGACGAATACGAGGAAGTCAGCGAAGCAGATTTCCCCTCTGGATTTCAGGCATCAGGCGCCGTGGTTGATGATTGCCTATACCTTCGGAGTGTGGAAGGGCTCTACTGCTTCCGCAGTCCGAAGTAA
- a CDS encoding HAD-IA family hydrolase produces the protein MSMEFEGLIFDLDGTLADTMPAHYLSWREITQKHGLKFSEDRFYSLGGVPTSRIFSMLADEQGVSIDPGACAIEKEETFISYLSEVGPIDPVIEVVRENHGKIPMAVATGAMHWVMERILDELDIHHYFTAFVSSEDTVRHKPFPDVFLEAARRLGVTPEKCCVYEDAQLGIEAGKAAGMQVVDVREFHTPRRITAGA, from the coding sequence ATGTCAATGGAATTTGAGGGGCTTATTTTTGATCTCGACGGTACCCTGGCCGACACGATGCCGGCGCATTACCTGTCTTGGCGCGAGATCACCCAAAAGCATGGCCTGAAGTTTTCGGAAGATCGCTTTTACTCGTTAGGGGGGGTGCCGACTTCTCGAATTTTTTCGATGCTCGCCGACGAACAAGGCGTTTCGATTGATCCAGGTGCCTGTGCGATCGAAAAAGAAGAGACGTTCATCTCTTACCTCTCCGAAGTCGGACCAATCGATCCAGTCATCGAGGTGGTCCGCGAGAATCACGGCAAAATCCCCATGGCGGTTGCCACCGGGGCCATGCACTGGGTCATGGAGCGTATTTTGGACGAGCTTGATATCCATCACTACTTCACGGCGTTTGTCTCATCCGAAGATACCGTGCGGCACAAGCCGTTCCCGGATGTTTTCCTGGAAGCGGCTCGCCGGTTAGGTGTTACGCCCGAAAAGTGCTGCGTGTACGAAGACGCTCAGCTTGGGATCGAAGCTGGCAAAGCCGCCGGGATGCAAGTTGTCGACGTTCGCGAATTCCACACGCCTCGCCGGATTACGGCGGGGGCATAG
- a CDS encoding PA0069 family radical SAM protein, whose translation MDGKVKKVGRGTSLDPHNRFESISKEADWEHLEHDEAIASGIPQKVPTEYFADATQSLITKNNSPDIPFTYSLNPYRGCAHGCSYCYARPYHEYLGFSSGLDFETKIMVKQEAPRLFREFLKKRSWKCEVIAMSGVTDCYQPAERQFEVTRGCLEVALEARQPLGIITKNALILRDIDLLSEMAKRNLVCANISITSLDQKLTSKMEPRTSSPEARLNAIEKLTAAGIPVNVMTAPIIPGLNDAEIPAILEAVAERGAIGAGYTLLRLPHAVKEIFTNWLEEHLPEHAERVRSRIEACHGGQLYDSTWGSRMRGQGMIAETIAKSFAIFQQKYGLTQRRVSLDTTGFRGPGQNGKAQLRMF comes from the coding sequence ATGGACGGCAAAGTCAAGAAGGTCGGTCGGGGTACTTCGCTCGACCCCCATAACCGCTTTGAATCGATCAGCAAGGAAGCGGACTGGGAACATCTTGAACACGACGAGGCAATCGCGAGTGGAATACCACAGAAAGTTCCTACGGAGTATTTCGCTGATGCTACCCAGTCTTTAATCACTAAGAACAACAGTCCCGATATTCCATTCACTTACAGTTTGAATCCGTATCGCGGCTGCGCGCATGGTTGTAGCTATTGTTATGCTCGTCCTTACCACGAGTATCTTGGATTCAGTAGCGGTCTGGATTTCGAGACCAAAATCATGGTGAAGCAAGAGGCACCACGACTCTTTCGTGAATTCCTTAAAAAGCGATCCTGGAAATGCGAAGTGATCGCCATGTCAGGTGTCACGGATTGTTACCAGCCGGCGGAACGTCAGTTCGAGGTCACGCGCGGTTGCCTCGAGGTTGCCTTGGAAGCTCGGCAGCCGCTGGGCATTATCACGAAGAACGCACTGATCCTGCGCGATATCGATCTTTTGTCGGAGATGGCGAAACGAAATCTCGTGTGCGCGAATATCAGCATCACGTCGCTCGATCAAAAGCTGACCAGCAAAATGGAGCCGCGAACTTCCAGTCCCGAGGCCCGGCTCAATGCCATCGAGAAACTGACTGCGGCCGGTATCCCAGTAAATGTGATGACGGCCCCAATTATCCCGGGGCTTAATGACGCGGAGATCCCCGCCATTTTAGAGGCCGTGGCCGAGCGTGGTGCTATCGGTGCCGGGTACACGTTGCTACGGCTCCCTCACGCGGTAAAGGAGATTTTCACCAACTGGCTGGAAGAGCATTTACCGGAACATGCCGAGCGAGTTCGTTCACGAATCGAGGCCTGCCATGGAGGACAATTGTACGATTCGACGTGGGGAAGTCGGATGCGTGGTCAAGGAATGATTGCTGAGACGATTGCCAAGTCATTCGCGATCTTTCAGCAGAAGTATGGATTAACGCAGCGCAGGGTATCGCTCGATACAACGGGATTTCGTGGGCCAGGACAAAACGGCAAAGCTCAATTGCGGATGTTCTAG
- a CDS encoding HEAT repeat domain-containing protein: MAIVSFTIVVGSGADVRGEIFHLSSGGTVEGTLLNPDQSPRVTYEVQTNKGKLVLGRTTVRDVVAFSEQLRQYETFLPRMPDTIEGQFQMARWCDQNNLPEKRDYHYNEILKREPNNVDARKALGYEKFQGKWIIREDWNRQQGYVRYGGTWRYPQDIKMSEQESAIEEKQVEWRKQVRIWRSWLKRGGDKAQEAATEFRKINDVYAGLALIELLEDEKLPAVKELIVDALTNIKTPESTMALTELAANDPDESIRDRATIGLESRDNRRAVNYLITQLRSSENETVNRAALVLGRLKNPASIMPLIDALVTTHKETIQSGGQPGRTTAGFGTGGGGMSFGQPKAQVIERDVQNQGVRRALLEVIEDNVDFQFNESAWKVWYANKKIPLNVDLRRDD, encoded by the coding sequence ATGGCGATCGTTTCTTTCACGATCGTGGTCGGTAGTGGTGCGGATGTGCGGGGAGAAATCTTTCACTTATCCAGTGGCGGAACCGTTGAAGGAACCTTGCTGAATCCAGATCAGTCTCCGCGAGTGACCTACGAGGTTCAAACCAACAAAGGTAAGTTGGTCTTAGGACGGACGACTGTTCGTGACGTAGTCGCGTTTTCGGAACAGCTTCGCCAGTACGAGACTTTTTTGCCTCGGATGCCCGATACCATCGAAGGGCAGTTCCAGATGGCACGCTGGTGCGATCAAAACAACCTGCCTGAGAAACGGGATTACCACTACAACGAGATTCTTAAACGCGAGCCGAACAACGTCGATGCTCGTAAGGCCCTGGGATACGAGAAGTTTCAAGGGAAGTGGATCATTCGTGAAGACTGGAATCGCCAGCAAGGCTACGTGCGATACGGCGGCACGTGGCGCTATCCGCAAGATATCAAGATGAGCGAGCAAGAGTCCGCCATCGAAGAGAAGCAGGTTGAGTGGCGGAAGCAAGTTCGCATTTGGCGAAGTTGGCTGAAACGTGGCGGCGACAAGGCACAGGAGGCTGCCACCGAGTTCCGCAAGATCAACGACGTCTACGCTGGTCTGGCGCTAATCGAATTGTTAGAGGATGAAAAGCTTCCGGCCGTGAAGGAACTGATCGTCGATGCGTTGACCAATATCAAGACGCCTGAATCGACGATGGCTTTGACCGAATTAGCCGCCAACGATCCGGACGAATCGATTCGCGACCGAGCGACGATTGGGCTCGAAAGCCGCGACAATCGTCGCGCGGTGAATTACTTGATCACGCAACTACGAAGCTCTGAAAACGAAACCGTAAACCGTGCGGCATTGGTCTTAGGACGTTTGAAAAATCCCGCGTCGATCATGCCGTTAATCGATGCTTTGGTGACGACCCACAAAGAAACGATTCAGTCGGGCGGTCAGCCTGGCCGAACGACGGCGGGATTCGGCACCGGCGGTGGTGGGATGTCATTCGGACAACCCAAAGCACAAGTCATTGAACGAGACGTTCAGAATCAAGGTGTTCGTCGGGCATTACTCGAGGTGATCGAAGATAACGTCGACTTTCAGTTCAACGAGAGTGCTTGGAAGGTCTGGTATGCCAACAAGAAGATTCCTTTGAACGTTGATCTTCGCCGTGACGATTAA
- a CDS encoding acyl-CoA thioesterase, which produces MLTNVYHHKIEVVSDDIDLQGHVNNLVYLKWMQDAAVAHSVEKGWGQEQYERLRCGWVVRSHQIEYRWPAFEKDSLEIVTWVESFRRASCVRKYEVHRLSDQKVLAIAETNWAFLDLDKRIPAKVPQEIILAFQADGAAI; this is translated from the coding sequence ATGCTGACCAACGTCTATCATCACAAGATTGAAGTCGTTTCTGACGACATTGACCTGCAAGGGCATGTCAACAATCTGGTCTACTTGAAGTGGATGCAGGACGCAGCCGTGGCTCATTCCGTCGAAAAGGGATGGGGGCAAGAGCAGTACGAACGACTTCGTTGCGGTTGGGTGGTTCGTTCGCATCAGATTGAATATCGCTGGCCCGCGTTCGAGAAGGACTCACTCGAGATCGTCACCTGGGTTGAGTCATTCCGTCGGGCTTCCTGTGTTCGGAAGTACGAAGTGCATCGCTTGAGTGACCAGAAAGTGCTCGCGATTGCGGAAACCAACTGGGCCTTTCTCGATCTTGATAAGCGAATTCCGGCCAAAGTGCCCCAAGAGATTATCTTAGCATTTCAGGCCGATGGGGCCGCGATTTAA